One Pseudomonadota bacterium genomic region harbors:
- the motA gene encoding flagellar motor stator protein MotA: MFVIIGIIVVFGSVLGGYVMHHGPLLVLYQPSEFIIIGGSAIGALLISAPAKLLKLIVNKVIGTFKGSKISKTIYLELLKLLYELSMIIRKEGLIALESHIERPTESAVFSKYLTFLNEYHLLLFITDTLRLVVMGGVAPHEIEMLMDADIDLHHEEGLKPSSILQKIGDSLPGLGIVAAVLGIVITMQAISGPPEIIGQKVAAALVGTFLGIFLSYGLVQPLATNIELSTQDESGVFNVAKSGIICAAKGLNPIVAVEFARRAISNDYRPTFQEMEEYVKGVK, from the coding sequence ATGTTTGTTATTATTGGTATAATTGTTGTTTTTGGTTCTGTATTGGGTGGTTATGTCATGCATCATGGTCCGCTTCTTGTCTTGTACCAGCCCTCTGAATTTATTATTATAGGAGGGTCTGCAATAGGGGCTCTTCTTATTTCAGCGCCTGCAAAACTATTGAAACTCATTGTCAATAAAGTAATCGGTACGTTTAAAGGAAGTAAGATAAGCAAAACGATATACCTTGAACTATTAAAATTACTTTACGAACTTTCCATGATTATCAGAAAAGAAGGTCTGATAGCCCTTGAATCACATATTGAGCGTCCGACAGAGAGCGCGGTTTTCTCAAAATACCTTACGTTTTTAAATGAATATCACCTTTTATTATTTATAACGGATACGCTAAGACTCGTTGTCATGGGCGGTGTAGCCCCTCACGAAATAGAGATGCTTATGGATGCCGATATCGATCTGCACCATGAGGAAGGATTAAAGCCCAGCTCTATACTGCAGAAAATAGGTGATTCTCTTCCTGGTTTGGGTATCGTAGCCGCAGTGCTTGGTATTGTAATCACCATGCAGGCAATCAGCGGACCGCCTGAAATCATTGGCCAGAAAGTTGCTGCAGCCCTTGTAGGTACATTCCTTGGCATATTTTTATCATATGGTCTTGTCCAACCTCTTGCCACGAATATAGAACTGTCTACCCAGGATGAATCGGGGGTCTTCAACGTGGCAAAGTCAGGTATAATCTGTGCTGCAAAGGGATTAAACCCTATAGTTGCTGTAGAATTTGCACGTCGCGCTATATCGAATGATTATCGTCCCACATTTCAGGAAATGGAAGAATATGTTAAAGGTGTCAAATGA
- a CDS encoding OmpA family protein — MSDERSNTPIRIVIKKKGHGGGHHGGAWKVAYADFVTAMMALFIVLWIVGQSNPVKSAISMYFTNPNVFTGGTGILTGQEGTSSKLDLSSKVEVAKKDNTLIEMEKLSAQGKKIEGIVSSNPVFEKFKDKVQISVTKDGMKIELIEDSKGLFFDIGSAKVKPETIKLLKMIATEIGKLPNKVIIEGYTDARPYETHGYSNWELSADRANAARKLLEENGLRKDQVSEVRGYADRNLKQPDKPFDYANRRVNIVVAIPKNIENTSQPTPANPGKEK, encoded by the coding sequence ATGAGCGATGAAAGATCTAATACTCCAATAAGAATTGTAATAAAGAAAAAAGGGCATGGAGGAGGCCACCATGGCGGCGCATGGAAAGTAGCTTACGCGGATTTTGTTACCGCTATGATGGCTTTATTTATCGTTTTATGGATTGTAGGACAGAGTAATCCGGTTAAAAGCGCTATTTCAATGTACTTTACAAATCCGAATGTTTTTACCGGCGGCACAGGTATCCTTACCGGTCAAGAAGGGACGTCCTCAAAACTCGATTTATCATCAAAAGTTGAGGTTGCTAAAAAAGACAATACATTAATTGAAATGGAAAAACTTTCAGCTCAAGGGAAGAAAATAGAGGGCATAGTTTCCTCAAATCCTGTTTTTGAAAAGTTTAAAGACAAGGTCCAAATCAGTGTAACCAAAGATGGTATGAAAATAGAACTTATTGAAGATTCAAAGGGATTGTTTTTTGATATTGGTAGTGCAAAGGTAAAGCCGGAAACAATAAAACTTCTAAAAATGATTGCCACAGAAATTGGAAAATTACCAAACAAGGTTATCATAGAAGGATATACCGATGCAAGGCCCTATGAAACACATGGTTATTCAAACTGGGAATTGAGTGCCGACAGGGCTAATGCTGCACGAAAACTTCTTGAAGAAAATGGATTAAGAAAAGACCAGGTAAGTGAAGTCCGCGGATATGCGGATCGCAACCTCAAGCAACCCGATAAACCCTTTGATTATGCAAACAGACGTGTAAATATTGTTGTTGCTATACCAAAAAATATAGAAAATACCTCGCAGCCTACTCCTGCCAATCCAGGAAAAGAAAAATAA
- a CDS encoding response regulator, which produces MNTSNKPKILIVDDDPVSLKILNIVLSKEIFYEIHQANDAEEGIRIAHDIRPDIIISDYYMPGKDGFEFCRYVKNDRDLNKTIFILLTSETDMIKKVTGLEEGADDYIEKTISANVLLSKVKAFLRIKGLQNELVEEKEKLNIANQLLNKNFDELIAILLKILDVQIPGASDNAHLAKEIAEYIAANMDIEEEETKIIVFGALLHEIGKTGLPDNVIKKKYKDLSIQEQEIYLQHPLIGSIIISTISGFKEAAYDVYHQYENYNGSGFPEGLMKHEITIGARILRSINFQEELFEANLTTENVIEQIRLSMNKVLDPVVATCLVDYFIKNDNILSHNKEKISIEDLETGMVVAEDIYSSNGSKILPKNVRIEDWMVKIIMEREIVDPVIGGVYVFKN; this is translated from the coding sequence ATGAATACATCAAATAAACCAAAAATATTGATTGTCGATGATGATCCCGTTTCATTAAAGATACTCAATATTGTTTTGTCAAAAGAGATTTTTTACGAAATTCATCAGGCAAATGATGCTGAAGAAGGAATAAGGATTGCTCATGATATTAGGCCTGACATTATTATAAGTGATTATTACATGCCCGGAAAAGATGGTTTTGAATTCTGCCGATATGTTAAAAACGATAGAGATTTAAATAAAACAATTTTTATTCTTCTTACATCTGAAACAGATATGATTAAAAAGGTTACAGGTCTTGAAGAAGGGGCTGATGATTATATAGAAAAAACAATTTCCGCAAACGTATTGCTCAGTAAGGTAAAGGCTTTTTTAAGAATCAAAGGGCTGCAGAACGAGTTGGTTGAAGAGAAAGAAAAGCTTAATATTGCTAATCAACTGTTAAACAAAAACTTTGATGAATTAATTGCAATTCTGCTAAAGATACTTGATGTGCAGATACCGGGTGCGAGTGATAATGCTCACCTGGCAAAGGAGATAGCAGAATATATTGCTGCAAATATGGATATAGAAGAAGAGGAAACAAAAATAATAGTTTTTGGCGCCCTTTTGCATGAAATCGGAAAAACAGGTTTGCCGGATAATGTAATTAAGAAGAAATACAAGGACTTATCAATACAGGAACAGGAAATATATCTTCAGCATCCCCTTATCGGTTCTATTATAATATCAACCATTTCGGGTTTTAAAGAAGCTGCTTATGACGTATATCATCAGTACGAAAATTATAATGGCTCCGGTTTTCCGGAAGGGTTAATGAAGCATGAAATCACCATCGGTGCACGGATTTTAAGAAGTATAAATTTTCAAGAAGAACTTTTCGAGGCAAATCTTACTACTGAAAACGTAATTGAACAAATAAGACTTTCTATGAATAAAGTTCTCGATCCTGTTGTGGCAACATGTTTAGTGGATTATTTCATTAAAAATGACAATATTTTATCACACAATAAAGAGAAAATATCTATTGAAGACCTAGAAACAGGTATGGTGGTTGCTGAGGATATTTATTCTTCAAATGGTTCAAAAATTCTCCCAAAAAATGTTCGCATTGAGGATTGGATGGTTAAGATCATTATGGAGAGAGAGATTGTTGATCCTGTTATAGGTGGGGTCTATGTTTTTAAGAATTGA